In Lepus europaeus isolate LE1 chromosome 23, mLepTim1.pri, whole genome shotgun sequence, a single genomic region encodes these proteins:
- the KMT5A gene encoding N-lysine methyltransferase KMT5A isoform X2 — MARGRKMSKPRAVEAAAAAAAVGATAPGPEMVERRGPGRPRTNGENVFAGQSKIYSYMSPNKCSGVRSPLQEDNSVAHYEAKCPGRPLAGIYRRREEKRNGGNAIRSSMKSEEQKLRDARRGPLAPFPNQKPDAAEPPKTPALAGDSPAAAGVKPALKKPLKGRQTPRKKAQGKTQQNRKLTDFYPVRRSSRKSKAELQSEERKRIDELIESGKEEGMKIDLIDGKGRGVIATKQFSRGDFVVEYHGDLIEITDAKKREALYAQDPSTGCYMYYFQYLSKTYCVDATRETNRLGRLINHSKCGNCQTKLHDIDGVPHLILIAARDIAAGEELLYDYGDRSKASIEAHPWLKH; from the exons GCAGGAAGATGTCCAAGCCCCGCGCggtggaggcggcggcggcggcggcggcggtgggagCGACGGCCCCGGGCCCGGAGATGGTGGAGCGGAGGGGCCCGGGGAGGCCCCGCACCAACGGG GAGAATGTGTTTGCCGGGCAGTCCAAGATCTATTCCTACATGAGCCCGAACAAGTGCTCCGGAGTGCGCTCCCCGCTGCAGGAAGACAACTCCGTTGCGCACTACGAAGCCAAGTGCCCGGGGAGACCATTAGCCGGGATCTACCGGAGGCGAGAAG agaaGAGAAATGGTGGGAACGCCATACGAAGTTCCATGAAGTCCGAAGAGCAGAAGCTCAGAGACGCCAGGAGAGGCCCCCTGGCACCTTTTCCAAACCAAAAACCTGACGCAGCAGAACCTCCAAAAACGCCAGCCTTGGCTGGTGACTctcccgctgcagccggcgtcAAGCCAGCCCTGAAGAAGCCCCTCAAGGGCAGACAGACCCCTCGGAAAAA AGCTCAAGGAAAAACGCAACAGAATCGCAAACTCACGGATTTTTACCCTGTCCGAAGGAGCTCCAGGAAGAGCAAAGCCGAGCTGCAG tcCGAAGAGCGGAAAAGAATAGATGAATTGATCGAGAGcgggaaggaagaagggatgaAG ATCGACCTCATCGACGGCAAAGGCAGGGGCGTGATTGCCACCAAGCAGTTCTCCCGGGGCGACTTTGTGGTGGAGTACCACGGCGACCTCATCGAGATCACCGATGCCAAGAAGCGCGAGGCTCTGTACGCCCAGGACCCCTCCACGGGCTGCTACATGTACTATTTCCAGTATCTGAGCAAAACCTACTG cGTGGACGCCACGCGTGAGACCAACCGCCTGGGACGGCTGATCAACCACAGCAAGTGCGGGAACTGCCAGACCAAGCTGCACGACATCGACGGCGTGCCCCACCTCATCCTCATCGCCGCGCGGGACATCGCGGCCGGGGAGGAGCTGCTCTACGACTACGGGGACCGCAGCAAGGCCTCCATCGAAGCCCACCCCTGGCTGAAGCACTGA
- the KMT5A gene encoding N-lysine methyltransferase KMT5A isoform X1, translated as MGLAGLQENVFAGQSKIYSYMSPNKCSGVRSPLQEDNSVAHYEAKCPGRPLAGIYRRREEKRNGGNAIRSSMKSEEQKLRDARRGPLAPFPNQKPDAAEPPKTPALAGDSPAAAGVKPALKKPLKGRQTPRKKAQGKTQQNRKLTDFYPVRRSSRKSKAELQSEERKRIDELIESGKEEGMKIDLIDGKGRGVIATKQFSRGDFVVEYHGDLIEITDAKKREALYAQDPSTGCYMYYFQYLSKTYCVDATRETNRLGRLINHSKCGNCQTKLHDIDGVPHLILIAARDIAAGEELLYDYGDRSKASIEAHPWLKH; from the exons ATGGGCCTGGCCGGGCTGCAG GAGAATGTGTTTGCCGGGCAGTCCAAGATCTATTCCTACATGAGCCCGAACAAGTGCTCCGGAGTGCGCTCCCCGCTGCAGGAAGACAACTCCGTTGCGCACTACGAAGCCAAGTGCCCGGGGAGACCATTAGCCGGGATCTACCGGAGGCGAGAAG agaaGAGAAATGGTGGGAACGCCATACGAAGTTCCATGAAGTCCGAAGAGCAGAAGCTCAGAGACGCCAGGAGAGGCCCCCTGGCACCTTTTCCAAACCAAAAACCTGACGCAGCAGAACCTCCAAAAACGCCAGCCTTGGCTGGTGACTctcccgctgcagccggcgtcAAGCCAGCCCTGAAGAAGCCCCTCAAGGGCAGACAGACCCCTCGGAAAAA AGCTCAAGGAAAAACGCAACAGAATCGCAAACTCACGGATTTTTACCCTGTCCGAAGGAGCTCCAGGAAGAGCAAAGCCGAGCTGCAG tcCGAAGAGCGGAAAAGAATAGATGAATTGATCGAGAGcgggaaggaagaagggatgaAG ATCGACCTCATCGACGGCAAAGGCAGGGGCGTGATTGCCACCAAGCAGTTCTCCCGGGGCGACTTTGTGGTGGAGTACCACGGCGACCTCATCGAGATCACCGATGCCAAGAAGCGCGAGGCTCTGTACGCCCAGGACCCCTCCACGGGCTGCTACATGTACTATTTCCAGTATCTGAGCAAAACCTACTG cGTGGACGCCACGCGTGAGACCAACCGCCTGGGACGGCTGATCAACCACAGCAAGTGCGGGAACTGCCAGACCAAGCTGCACGACATCGACGGCGTGCCCCACCTCATCCTCATCGCCGCGCGGGACATCGCGGCCGGGGAGGAGCTGCTCTACGACTACGGGGACCGCAGCAAGGCCTCCATCGAAGCCCACCCCTGGCTGAAGCACTGA